A window of the Brassica oleracea var. oleracea cultivar TO1000 chromosome C1, BOL, whole genome shotgun sequence genome harbors these coding sequences:
- the LOC106305142 gene encoding probable ATP-dependent RNA helicase DHX35: protein MAFWKPGTEKPSFVEDEEGGIVLMSNNLSSSSSSSFGYANIEKQRQRLPVYKYRTEILYLVENHATTIIVGETGSGKTTQIPQYLKEAGWAEGGRVIACTQPRRLAVQSVSKRVADEMGVNLGDEVGYTIRFEDHTTSGVTSVKFLTDGVLIREMMEDPLLTKYSVIMVDEAHERSISTDILLGLLKKIQRRRPELRLIISSATIEAKAMFNFFNTSKKRQAPEGSTQGPKLEPAILSVEGRGFSVKIHYVEEPVSDYIRSVVSTILLINEREPPGDVLVFLTGQDDIETAIKLLAEEAHSHQKNSSGLLPLPLYSGLSRAEQELIFTPTPRGKRKVILSTNIAETSLTLEGVVYVIDSGFSKQKFYNPISDIESLVVAPISKASARQRSGRAGRVRPGKCYRLYTEDYFLKQMPGEGIPEMQRSNLVSTVIQLKALGIDNILGFDWPSPPSPQAMIRALEVLYSLQILDDDAKLTSPTGFQVAELPLDPMISKMILASSELGCSDEIITIAAVLSIQSVWVIARGVQKEQDEAKLRFAAAEGDHITFLNVYKGFLESKKSSQWCYKNFLNYQSMKKVVEIRDQLKRIARRLGITLKSCEGDIDAVRKAVTAGFFANACRLEPHSNGVFKTVRGSEEVYIHPSSVLFRVNPKWVVYQSIVSTERQYMRNVVTINPSWLTEAAPHFYQNRQNNMSL from the exons CCAAGCTTCGTCGAGGATGAAGAAGGAGGCATAGTGCTCATGTCCAACAATCTCTCATCCTCTTCTTCTTCTAG TTTTGGGTATGCGAATATAGAGAAGCAGAGGCAGAGATTGCCAGTGTACAAGTACAGGACTGAGATTCTGTATCTGGTGGAGAATCACGCCACTACCATCATCGTTGGCGAGACGGGCAGTGGCAAAACTACTCAGATTCCTCAG TATCTTAAAGAAGCTGGATGGGCTGAAGGAGGCCGAGTTATTGCTTGCACACAGCCAAGGCGTTTAGCTGTCCAG TCGGTTTCTAAGAGGGTGGCAGATGAGATGGGGGTGAATCTTGGGGATGAAGTTGGCTACACAATTCGATTTGAAGATCATACAACTTCA GGTGTGACTAGTGTGAAATTTCTCACTGATGGAGTACTTATCCGAGAGATGATGGAGGATCCTCTCTTGACAAAGTATAG TGTTATTATGGTAGATGAAGCTCATGAGAGATCTATTTCTACCGACATTTTACTTGGTCTCTTAAAAAAG ATACAACGTCGTCGTCCTGAGCTGCGCCTTATCATCTCGTCAGCCACAATCGAAGCAAAAGCAATGTTCAATTTCTTCAATACCAG CAAGAAACGCCAGGCGCCAGAAGGTAGTACCCAAGGACCAAAGTTGGAACCTGCAATCTTATCTGTCGAG GGCAGAGGCTTCAGTGTGAAAATTCACTATGTTGAGGAGCCTGTTTCAGATTATATTAGATCGGTTGTTTCAACGATTTTGTTGATTAATGAGCGG GAGCCACCTGGGGATGTTCTTGTATTTCTAACAGGTCAAGATGATATTGAAACTGCTATTAAACTTCTTGCAGAAGAAGCTCATAGCCATCAAAAGAACTCTTCAG GACTGCTCCCTCTGCCACTATATTCAGGACTTTCACGAGCAGAACAG GAATTGATCTTTACTCCAACTCCTAGAGGAAAGAGAAAAGTTATACTCTCAACAAACATTGCAGAAACATCATTGACTCTGGAG GGAGTTGTCTATGTGATTGATAGTGGTTTCTCAAAGCAGAAATTCTATAACCCA ATTTCCGATATCGAAAGTCTTGTGGTGGCACCAATATCCAAAGCATCTGCTAGACAAAGGTCTGGTAGGGCTGGCCGAGTTCGGCCTGGAAAGTGTTACAG GCTTTACACCGAAGATTATTTTCTCAAACAAATGCCTGGAGAAGGCATACCGGAGATGCAGAGGTCGAATCTTGTTTCAACTGTGATACAG TTAAAAGCTTTGGGCATAGATAATATATTGGGTTTCGATTGGCCTTCACCTCCATCCCCACAAGCAATGATCCGGGCACTTGAAGTGCTTTATTCACTTCAAATCCTTGATGATGATGCAAAACTCACTTCTCCAACAGGGTTCCAAGTAGCAGAACTTCCACTG GACCCAATGATATCGAAAATGATCCTAGCTTCAAGTGAGCTTGGTTGTTCAGATGAGATCATTACCATCGCTGCAGTTCTCTCTATCCAA TCCGTTTGGGTCATTGCCAGGGGAGTACAAAAAGAACAAGATGAAGCAAAACTGAGATTTGCAGCTGCGGAG GGTGACCATATCACATTCCTCAATGTATACAAAGGGTTCCTTGAGTCGAAAAAGTCTTCACAGTGGTGCTACAAGAATTTTCTCAACTACCAGTCCATG AAAAAAGTGGTTGAAATCAGGGATCAACTCAAACGGATTGCTCGGAGATTAGGCATCACCCTGAAATCATGTGAAGGAGACATAGAT GCTGTGAGAAAAGCAGTGACTGCAGGTTTTTTCGCCAATGCATGCCGCTTAGAA CCACACAGCAATGGGGTATTCAAGACCGTTAGAGGCTCTGAAGAAGTTTATATTCACCCATCGTCCGTATTGTTCAG GGTGAATCCGAAATGGGTGGTTTACCAATCCATTGTCTCGACAGAGCGTCAATACATGAGAAATGTCGTTACCATCAATCCTTCTTGGCTGACAGAAGCTGCTCCACACTTTTACCAGAACCGCCAAAACAATATGTCCTTGTAA
- the LOC106305162 gene encoding magnesium-chelatase subunit ChlI-1, chloroplastic — protein MASLLGTSSSAICASHSLSSSSSTPSISPICFKPGKICGGKLNAGIQIRPKKNRSRHHISVMNVATEINSTEQVGKFDSKKSARPVYPFAAIVGQDEMKLCLLLNVIDPKIGGVMIMGDRGTGKSTTVRSLVDLLPEIKVVAGDPYNSDPLDPEFMGVEVRERVERGEQVPVVATKINMVDLPLGATEDRVCGTIDIEKALTEGVKAFEPGLLAKANRGILYVDEVNLLDDHLVDVLLDSAASGWNTVEREGISISHPARFILIGSGNPEEGELRPQLLDRFGMHAQVGTVRDADLRVKIVEERARFDSNPQDFRETYKTEQDKLQDQISNARSNLASVQIDRELKVKISKVCSELNVDGLRGDIVTNRAAKALAALKGKDRVTADDVATVIPNCLRHRLRKDPLESIDSGVLVSEKFAEVFS, from the exons ATGGCGTCTCTTCTGGGAACTTCTTCTTCAGCAATCTGTGCTTCTCATTCCCTCTCTTCTTCTTCGTCAACACCTTCGATCTCTCCCATTTGCTTCAAGCCAG GGAAGATCTGTGGAGGAAAGCTAAACGCAGGAATCCAAATAAGGCCAAAGAAGAACAGGTCTCGTCACCATATCTCAGTTATGAATGTAGCCACAGAAATCAACTCCACTGAACAA GTAGGGAAGTTTGATTCAAAGAAGAGTGCTAGGCCTGTTTACCCCTTTGCAGCTATAGTAGGACAAGATGAGATGAAGCTATGTCTCTTGTTGAACGTGATTGATCCCAAGATCGGTGGCGTGATGATAATGGGAGACAGAGGAACCGGGAAGTCCACAACGGTCAGATCCTTGGTCGATCTTTTACCCGAGATTAAGGTGGTTGCAGGTGACCCTTACAACTCTGACCCTTTAGATCCTGAGTTCATGGGTGTTGAGGTGAGAGAGAGGGTGGAAAGAGGAGAGCAGGTTCCTGTTGTTGCGACCAAGATCAACATGGTTGATCTTCCTTTAGGTGCAACTGAAGATAGAGTTTGTGGAACAATCGATATCGAGAAGGCTTTAACTGAAGGTGTGAAAGCCTTTGAGCCTGGCTTGTTGGCTAAAGCCAATAGAGGGATACTCTACGTTGATGAAGTCAATCTCTTGGATGATCATTTGGTCGATGTGCTTCTTGATTCAGCTGCTTCTGGTTGGAACACGGTTGAGAGAGAAGGGATTTCGATTTCTCACCCGGCGAGGTTTATCTTGATTGGCTCTGGGAATCCTGAGGAGGGAGAGCTTAGGCCACAGCTTCTTGATCGGTTTGGTATGCATGCGCAAGTAGGGACGGTTAGAGATGCTGATCTACGTGTCAAGATCGTTGAAGAGAGGGCTCGGTTTGATAGTAACCCTCAGGATTTTCGTGAGACTTACAAAACGGAGCAGGACAAGCTTCAAGACCAGATTTCAAATGCTAGAAGCAATCTTGCCTCTGTTCAGATTGACCGGGAGTTGAAGGTGAAGATCTCTAAGGTGTGTTCTGAGCTCAATGTTGATGGGTTGAGAGGAGACATTGTGACTAACAGAGCGGCGAAAGCACTTGCAGCTCTCAAAGGAAAAGATCGAGTCACTGCAGATGATGTTGCAACCGTTATCCCTAACTGCTTGAGGCACCGTCTCAGGAAGGATCCATTGGAGTCTATTGATTCAGGAGTTCTTGTTTCTGAGAAGTTCGCTGAGGTTTTCAGTTGA
- the LOC106294536 gene encoding uncharacterized protein At4g18490 isoform X1: protein MSTAAKKSSTEAKEKDLMFDKDMEKDTWDFKSMTDDDPMDFGYGSPAKKDKKKNAFNLDMSFDLGGDFGSSFKMDMSDFDFSSPAMKTTKTKQNSDDSGDLKQKKNPFHFSCDFDALGDLDLDSNPLKKGNETTTKSMDFEEFAGSKFSEKSDSFDFGPDLPTTRQAVSRANTDVKANTSAEKENQNSKGADSMSSIHSKQADSNSSTHSKQATLESKENFEEVDSPQRLRMITSRFHTVRGQPQPANISHLRTSYSKVEENNKPCLSNETAEPSPLHSSETAHTAASRETTPGSHEICRSGTKEDSPRDTEENANNKMISATKSRYEKTEPNISSLSCLDKIKHQQEEMDTDTQAEIQDHTRRTLCVPDAGHSQTTLPEKVPSGSQLGQTAQVQDSSSKLPQDPSDSVPRLSDLKAMQNSDSGQIRSMFFKKIEKPQSHVLESPTQTEIRPVTRERIGSDVNPTINKRHDNEDALPGSQTRTAPTELAKMDSKTANVNTNSSSHEKIIQKDHSGTRIFENVAGLMDHSKLLAKNTTREKSTLQCNTSSSNPDASSLTGKLNKHLSSGGESLQKSKMVSLERPKLGNIISDLRAATQRAIGVNKDKPNSAVQPQVNPSTRSERNTEAPIRKSSEIHHLAPRDKTQVLQYRNVGVNKDQTSSAVQPEVTSSTRTEKNTEAPVRKSSEIHQLAPRDKTHFLQYMNIGGNKVQPISAVQPEVRSSISNNKNTEAPVKKISEIHHLAPRNKTQILHCPPSLKRKALDEDPNRSLMPQLKRFSMSPRENRNIEEHAHAVGQGKFSSQASRLDDNTTKQLVKESPRTKPHPQITNMANMEIPITEYDENIEKAESYTKELDSICNILKKKHEEAKELLVRAVVNNNKLLMLNHPLHEDKIRMVLNFAAKLSLGET, encoded by the exons ATGTCTACAGCTGCTAAAAAAAGTTCTACAGAAGCTAAGGAGAAAGATCTAATGTTTG ACAAAGACATGGAAAAGGATACATGGGATTTTAAGTCGATGACAGATGATGATCCAATGGATTTTGGATATGGGTCACCTGCAAAAAAAGATAAGAAAAAGAATGCTTTCAACCT GGATATGAGTTTCGACCTGGGTGGAGATTTCGGATCATCATTCAAAATGGACATGTCAGACTTTGATTTCTCCAGCCCGGCCATGAAAACCACAAAAACAAAACAAAACTCTGACGATAGTGGAGATCTAAAACAGAAAAAGAATCCGTTTCACTTCTCTTGTGATTTTGACGC GTTAGGTGACTTGGATCTTGATTCAAACCCACTGAAGAAGGGAAACGAGACTACGACCAAGTCCATGGATTTCGAAGAATTTGCTGGTTCAAAATTTTCTGAGAAGTCTGACTCTTTCGACTTTGGCCCAGACTTACCAACAACTAGACAAGCTGTCTCCCGGGCAAATACAGATGTCAAGGCAAATACTTCAGCTGAAAAAGAAAACCAAAATTCCAAGGGTGCAGATAGTATGAGCAGCATACACTCGAAGCAAGCTGATAGTAACAGCAGCACACACTCGAAGCAAGCTACACTAGAGAGCAAGGAAAATTTTGAGGAGGTGGATTCACCTCAACGTCTAAGGATGATAACCTCTCGATTTCATACAGTGCGTGGACAACCTCAGCCTGCCAACATTTCACACTTGAGGACATCATATTCAAAGGTTGAAGAAAATAATAAACCCTGTCTTTCAAATGAGACAGCAGAACCCTCGCCATTACATTCTTCTGAGACTGCACATACTGCAGCAAGCAGAGAAACCACTCCAGGAAGCCATGAAATCTGCAGGTCTGGCACGAAAGAAGATTCTCCTAGAGATACAGAAGAGAATGCCAACAACAAAATGATTTCCGCCACAAAATCACGTTATGAGAAGACTGAACCAAACATCTCATCTCTTTCATGTTTGGACAAGATCAAACATCAACAAGAAGAGATGGATACAGACACTCAGGCAGAAATACAAGATCACACTAGAAGAACATTATGTGTTCCAGATGCCGGTCATTCTCAAACAACTCTCCCAGAAAAAGTACCATCAGGTTCTCAACTAGGCCAAACTGCCCAGGTACAAGATTCGAGTTCAAAGCTGCCACAGGATCCATCCGACAG CGTGCCCAGGCTCAGTGATTTGAAGGCCATGCAAAACAGTGACTCAGGACAGATCAGATCCATGTTTTTCAAGAAGATAGAAAAACCACAATCACATGTGCTTGAGTCTCCAACTCAAACAGAGATTCGTCCAGTTACACGTGAAAGAATTGGGTCGGATGTGAACCCTACAATTAATAAAAG ACATGATAATGAAGATGCCTTACCTGGATCCCAAACTAGAACAGCTCCAACTGAGCTTGCCAAAATGGATTCCAAAACAGCAAATGTCAATACTAACAG CAGTTCCCATGAAAAGATAATCCAGAAGGACCACTCAGGTACCAGGATCTTTGAAAATGTGGCCGGTCTGATGGATCACTCAAAGCTGCTAGCTAAAAATACAACCAGAGAGAAGTCCACCTTACAGTGCAATACAAG CAGCTCAAACCCCGATGCTTCTAGCTTGACTGGGAAGCTAAACAAACATTTGAGTTCTGGAGGCGAATCTTTGCAGAAGTCCAAAATGGTATCGCTTGAAAGGCCTAAACTTGGAAATATTATATCTGATCTGCGTGCAGCAACTCAAAG GGCCATTGGAGTAAACAAAGACAAACCAAATTCTGCAGTGCAACCACAAGTTAACCCTTCCACAAGGAGTGAGAGAAATACCGAGGCACCGATTAGAAAGAGCTCTGAGATTCATCATTTGGCTCCCAGAGACAAAACACAAGTCCTGCAGTATAGGAACGTTGGAGTAAACAAAGACCAAACCAGTTCTGCAGTGCAACCAGAAGTTACCTCTTCCACAAGAACTGAGAAAAATACCGAGGCGCCTGTTAGAAAGAGCTCCGAGATTCACCAATTGGCGCCCAGAGACAAAACACATTTCCTGCAGTATATGAACATTGGAGGAAACAAAGTCCAACCCATTTCTGCAGTGCAACCAGAAGTTCGCTCTTCCATAAGCAATAATAAAAATACCGAAGCACCAGTTAAAAAGATCTCTGAGATTCATCATTTGGCTCCAAGAAACAAAACGCAAATCCTGCACTGCCCACCTTCTTTAAAGCGGAAGGCTCTCGATGAG GATCCGAATAGATCGCTGATGCCACAACTTAAACGCTTTTCCATGTCTCCAAGAGAAAACAG GAACATTGAGGAGCACGCACACGCAGTTGGGCAAGGAAAG TTCTCAAGTCAAGCGAGTAGACTAGATGACAATACAACCAAGCAGCTTGTCAAAGAAAGCCCCCGGACTAAACCTCATCCCCAAATTACGAACATGGCAAATATGGAAATCCCGATCACGGAGTATGATGAAAACATTGAGAAAGCTGAATCATATACAAAAGAACTCGACAGT ATCTGCAACATTCTGAAGAAGAAACATGAGGAAGCCAAAGAGTTGCTTGTCCGTGCTGTCGTAAACAACAATAAGCTACTGATGCTCAACCATCCTTTACATGAAGACAAA ATTCGTATGGTCCTGAATTTCGCAGCTAAGTTGAGTTTAGGGGAGACATGA
- the LOC106294536 gene encoding uncharacterized protein At4g18490 isoform X2: MSTAAKKSSTEAKEKDLMFDKDMEKDTWDFKSMTDDDPMDFGYGSPAKKDKKKNAFNLDMSFDLGGDFGSSFKMDMSDFDFSSPAMKTTKTKQNSDDSGDLKQKKNPFHFSCDFDALGDLDLDSNPLKKGNETTTKSMDFEEFAGSKFSEKSDSFDFGPDLPTTRQAVSRANTDVKANTSAEKENQNSKGADSMSSIHSKQADSNSSTHSKQATLESKENFEEVDSPQRLRMITSRFHTVRGQPQPANISHLRTSYSKVEENNKPCLSNETAEPSPLHSSETAHTAASRETTPGSHEICRSGTKEDSPRDTEENANNKMISATKSRYEKTEPNISSLSCLDKIKHQQEEMDTDTQAEIQDHTRRTLCVPDAGHSQTTLPEKVPSGSQLGQTAQVQDSSSKLPQDPSDSVPRLSDLKAMQNSDSGQIRSMFFKKIEKPQSHVLESPTQTEIRPVTRERIGSDVNPTINKRHDNEDALPGSQTRTAPTELAKMDSKTANVNTNSSHEKIIQKDHSGTRIFENVAGLMDHSKLLAKNTTREKSTLQCNTSSNPDASSLTGKLNKHLSSGGESLQKSKMVSLERPKLGNIISDLRAATQRAIGVNKDKPNSAVQPQVNPSTRSERNTEAPIRKSSEIHHLAPRDKTQVLQYRNVGVNKDQTSSAVQPEVTSSTRTEKNTEAPVRKSSEIHQLAPRDKTHFLQYMNIGGNKVQPISAVQPEVRSSISNNKNTEAPVKKISEIHHLAPRNKTQILHCPPSLKRKALDEDPNRSLMPQLKRFSMSPRENRNIEEHAHAVGQGKFSSQASRLDDNTTKQLVKESPRTKPHPQITNMANMEIPITEYDENIEKAESYTKELDSICNILKKKHEEAKELLVRAVVNNNKLLMLNHPLHEDKIRMVLNFAAKLSLGET; this comes from the exons ATGTCTACAGCTGCTAAAAAAAGTTCTACAGAAGCTAAGGAGAAAGATCTAATGTTTG ACAAAGACATGGAAAAGGATACATGGGATTTTAAGTCGATGACAGATGATGATCCAATGGATTTTGGATATGGGTCACCTGCAAAAAAAGATAAGAAAAAGAATGCTTTCAACCT GGATATGAGTTTCGACCTGGGTGGAGATTTCGGATCATCATTCAAAATGGACATGTCAGACTTTGATTTCTCCAGCCCGGCCATGAAAACCACAAAAACAAAACAAAACTCTGACGATAGTGGAGATCTAAAACAGAAAAAGAATCCGTTTCACTTCTCTTGTGATTTTGACGC GTTAGGTGACTTGGATCTTGATTCAAACCCACTGAAGAAGGGAAACGAGACTACGACCAAGTCCATGGATTTCGAAGAATTTGCTGGTTCAAAATTTTCTGAGAAGTCTGACTCTTTCGACTTTGGCCCAGACTTACCAACAACTAGACAAGCTGTCTCCCGGGCAAATACAGATGTCAAGGCAAATACTTCAGCTGAAAAAGAAAACCAAAATTCCAAGGGTGCAGATAGTATGAGCAGCATACACTCGAAGCAAGCTGATAGTAACAGCAGCACACACTCGAAGCAAGCTACACTAGAGAGCAAGGAAAATTTTGAGGAGGTGGATTCACCTCAACGTCTAAGGATGATAACCTCTCGATTTCATACAGTGCGTGGACAACCTCAGCCTGCCAACATTTCACACTTGAGGACATCATATTCAAAGGTTGAAGAAAATAATAAACCCTGTCTTTCAAATGAGACAGCAGAACCCTCGCCATTACATTCTTCTGAGACTGCACATACTGCAGCAAGCAGAGAAACCACTCCAGGAAGCCATGAAATCTGCAGGTCTGGCACGAAAGAAGATTCTCCTAGAGATACAGAAGAGAATGCCAACAACAAAATGATTTCCGCCACAAAATCACGTTATGAGAAGACTGAACCAAACATCTCATCTCTTTCATGTTTGGACAAGATCAAACATCAACAAGAAGAGATGGATACAGACACTCAGGCAGAAATACAAGATCACACTAGAAGAACATTATGTGTTCCAGATGCCGGTCATTCTCAAACAACTCTCCCAGAAAAAGTACCATCAGGTTCTCAACTAGGCCAAACTGCCCAGGTACAAGATTCGAGTTCAAAGCTGCCACAGGATCCATCCGACAG CGTGCCCAGGCTCAGTGATTTGAAGGCCATGCAAAACAGTGACTCAGGACAGATCAGATCCATGTTTTTCAAGAAGATAGAAAAACCACAATCACATGTGCTTGAGTCTCCAACTCAAACAGAGATTCGTCCAGTTACACGTGAAAGAATTGGGTCGGATGTGAACCCTACAATTAATAAAAG ACATGATAATGAAGATGCCTTACCTGGATCCCAAACTAGAACAGCTCCAACTGAGCTTGCCAAAATGGATTCCAAAACAGCAAATGTCAATACTAACAG TTCCCATGAAAAGATAATCCAGAAGGACCACTCAGGTACCAGGATCTTTGAAAATGTGGCCGGTCTGATGGATCACTCAAAGCTGCTAGCTAAAAATACAACCAGAGAGAAGTCCACCTTACAGTGCAATACAAG CTCAAACCCCGATGCTTCTAGCTTGACTGGGAAGCTAAACAAACATTTGAGTTCTGGAGGCGAATCTTTGCAGAAGTCCAAAATGGTATCGCTTGAAAGGCCTAAACTTGGAAATATTATATCTGATCTGCGTGCAGCAACTCAAAG GGCCATTGGAGTAAACAAAGACAAACCAAATTCTGCAGTGCAACCACAAGTTAACCCTTCCACAAGGAGTGAGAGAAATACCGAGGCACCGATTAGAAAGAGCTCTGAGATTCATCATTTGGCTCCCAGAGACAAAACACAAGTCCTGCAGTATAGGAACGTTGGAGTAAACAAAGACCAAACCAGTTCTGCAGTGCAACCAGAAGTTACCTCTTCCACAAGAACTGAGAAAAATACCGAGGCGCCTGTTAGAAAGAGCTCCGAGATTCACCAATTGGCGCCCAGAGACAAAACACATTTCCTGCAGTATATGAACATTGGAGGAAACAAAGTCCAACCCATTTCTGCAGTGCAACCAGAAGTTCGCTCTTCCATAAGCAATAATAAAAATACCGAAGCACCAGTTAAAAAGATCTCTGAGATTCATCATTTGGCTCCAAGAAACAAAACGCAAATCCTGCACTGCCCACCTTCTTTAAAGCGGAAGGCTCTCGATGAG GATCCGAATAGATCGCTGATGCCACAACTTAAACGCTTTTCCATGTCTCCAAGAGAAAACAG GAACATTGAGGAGCACGCACACGCAGTTGGGCAAGGAAAG TTCTCAAGTCAAGCGAGTAGACTAGATGACAATACAACCAAGCAGCTTGTCAAAGAAAGCCCCCGGACTAAACCTCATCCCCAAATTACGAACATGGCAAATATGGAAATCCCGATCACGGAGTATGATGAAAACATTGAGAAAGCTGAATCATATACAAAAGAACTCGACAGT ATCTGCAACATTCTGAAGAAGAAACATGAGGAAGCCAAAGAGTTGCTTGTCCGTGCTGTCGTAAACAACAATAAGCTACTGATGCTCAACCATCCTTTACATGAAGACAAA ATTCGTATGGTCCTGAATTTCGCAGCTAAGTTGAGTTTAGGGGAGACATGA
- the LOC106301151 gene encoding uncharacterized protein LOC106301151 yields the protein MAALNLIPENDNKENVSSSEMAAVSVKRPQDKDKTKFRLRRKRYTRQPLQDITNLFVSSSPFPSSSLNLPMPSSPSLSVVPKCMKRKSGVALNAATSSTYSRRNFR from the coding sequence ATGGCAGCTCTGAATTTAATACCTGAAAACGACAACAAAGAAAATGTCTCCTCTTCAGAGATGGCCGCCGTTTCTGTCAAGCGGCCTCAAGATAAAGACAAAACCAAATTCAGATTAAGAAGAAAAAGGTATACAAGACAGCCTCTTCAAGATATCACTAATCTTTTTGTCTCATCATCACCGTTTCCCTCTTCGTCTCTGAATCTTCCTATGCCCTCTTCGCCATCTCTATCAGTTGTTCCCAAATGCATGAAGAGAAAATCTGGTGTTGCTCTCAACGCTGCCACTTCTTCTACCTACTCTCGTAGAAATTTCAGATGA